Genomic segment of Myxococcus stipitatus:
GGCCATCACGTTCACGTTGTCCGTGAGGTCCTTCCACGTGCCGGAGACGCCCTTCACCTCGGCCTGTCCACCCAGCTTGCCGTGGGTGCCGACCTCGCGCGCCACGCGCGTCACTTCCGAGGCGAACGAGTTGAGCTGGTCCACCATCGTGTTGATGGTGTTCTTCAGCTCGAGAATCTCGCCGCGCGCGTCCACGGTGATTTTCTTCGACAGGTCGCCGTTGGCCACCGACGTCGTCACCAGGGCGATGTTCCGCACCTGCGTCGTCAGGTTGGAGGCCATGCTGTTCACGTTGTCCGTGAGGTCCTTCCACACGCCGGCCACGCCCTTCACGTCGGCCTGACCGCCCAGCTTGCCGTCGGTGCCCACCTCGCGCGCGACGCGCGTCACCTCGGCGGCGAAGGCGCGCAGCTGGTCCACCATCGTGTTGATGGTGTCCTTGAGCTCCAGCACCTCGCCCCGGACGTCCACGGTGATCTTCTTCGACAGGTCACCCTTGGCGACGGCCGTCGTCACGTCCGCGATGTTGCGCACCTGGGCCGTGAGGTTGTTGGCCATCAGGTTCACGTTGTCCGTGAGGTCCTTCCACGTGCCCGCGGCGCCGGGCACCTGGGCCTGCGCCCCCAGCTTGCCCTCCACGCCCACCGTGCGCGCCACGCTCGTCACCTGCTGCGCGAAGACGTTGAGCGTGTCCGTCATGTTGTTGAGCGTCGCGCCCAGCGCGGCGATTTCACCCTGCGACGGCACCATCAGCTTCTGGGTGAGGTCTCCGTTCGCGACGGCCGTGACGACCTTGACGATGCCTCGCACCTGCGTCGTCAGGTTGGAGGCCATGAAGTTCACGTTGTCCGTGAGGTCCTTCCACGTGCCGGAGACACCCGGCACCGCGGCCTGACCGCCCAGCTTTCCTTCCGTGCCCACCTCGCGCGCCACGCGCGTCACTTCCGAGGCGAAGCCGTTGAGCTGGTCCACCATCGTGTTGATGGTGCTCTTGAGCTCCAGCACCTCGCCGCGCGCGTCCACGGTGATCTTCTTCGACAGGTCGCCGTTCGCGACGGCGGTGGACACCTCGGCGATGTTGCGCACCTGGGCCGTGAGGTTGTTGGCCATCAGGTTCACGTTGTCCGTGAGGTCCTTCCACACGCCGGACACGCCCTTCACGTCGGCCTGTCCCCCCAGCTTGCCGTCGCTGCCGACCTCGCGCGCGACGCGCGTCACCTCGGCGGCGAACGAGTTGAGCTGGTCCACCATCGCGTTCACGGTGGTGCCGATGCGCAGGAACTCGCCCTTCACCGGCTGGCCGTCGATTTCGAGGGCCATCTTCTGCGTGAGGTCGCCTTCGGCCACGGCCACCAGCACGCGAGCGACTTCCGTCGTCGGCTGCACCAGGTCGCCGATGAGCGCGTTGATGGAGTTGATGCTCGTAGCCCAGTCGCCGCGCGCGTCGCCCAGCGACACGCGCTCGCCCATGCGGCCCTCGCGCCCCACCACGCGAGACACCCGCACCGTCTCCTGCGTCATGACGGCATTGAGCGACACCACCGCGTTGAAGGCCCGCGAGATGTCATCCATCACCGGCAGCGACGGGAAGTCCGGCAGGCGCACCGCGAAGTCGCCGCCCTGCACGGCCCGCAGCGCCGCGAGCAGCGTGTGCATGGGGTCCTCGCCCCGGATGCGCGTGCTGATGGCGGAGGCTCGGCGGCCTCGGGGGCCGTCACCTGAACCGTTCCCCGGCTTCGCCTCGCGCTGAGACTCGGCACGGCGGGTCGCCGCGGGGGCGTCACTCGGCGCGCCGGAGGCACGCGAGGCGGGTGTCTGCTCACCCCGGGACTTGCGCGGCGTGACTCGCTTCCGTCCATTCGCCGAGGGGTGGCTGGAAACCTTGGTGTCGTCCACGAGAAGAACCCTTCTGATCGGTTTGAGCACCGCATACCGCGGTCGCCCGACGGGCAAATCCGACCGAATCTCCTGTGAGTTCGCGGACTTGTCGATTCAAGTCCCCACTCCCCGGGAGGGTTTGTCGCGTATTGAACTTTGAACTCCAACCTCCGGATACCGCGGGTGAAACCCGCAGGACCGGGAGCCCTTGTCCAACAGGTCAGGGCGGCGGAGCCGTGCAGGGAAATCCATCGCAGCCCTGCACATAGAGCGGCCGGCCGGGGAGCCTGCGGGCAGGAGCGAGGCGACGTGCGGGGACCTCCCGCCGCGTGCCGGTCCGGGCATCGAGGACGTAGGACGGCGCGCCGGGGGGCGTGCAGCCGATCAACAGCTGGTCCGGCGCATCCAGCCACCAGAGCGACTCGACGGGACAGGGGATGTCCAGCTCGCGAGGCGCCAGCGTGTGCGTGTCGTAGACGCCCAGGCGGCCCTCCAGGAGCACGGCGGCGAGGAGTCCCTTGGAGCCCACGAAGAGCCGGCCCGCGTTGCCGGGCAGCAGGGTCTGCGCGAGCACCGTGCCGCTGGAGTCCACGGCGACCAGGTGTCCGGAGGCATCGAGGGCCAGCATGCCTCGCGCGGTTCCGGCCAGGGCCACGGGGGCGAAGTCGCCCATGGGGCGCAGGGTGGTGCCGTCGTCGCGCAGCAAGCGGCCTCCAGCGGAGAGCCACAGGTGGTTGTCGCCGTCGAACGCGATGGCGAGTGTCCCGGCGAGCTTTCGGAGCGAGGTGTGCTCACCGGGGCCGCACACGGCGACAGCGTGAGGGCTGAAGACCGCGGCGCGCGAGGCATCGGGTGAGACGGCCCAGCCGAGGCGGGCCTCCGGGAGCGCGCGTGAGAGACAGTGATTGAGGGCCCCGAAGTTCGGGTCCGTGGTGGGGGACGAGACGAGATACGGCAAGCTCGTGGTGGCGATGTAGATGAGCAGGCCCAGCGAGACGGCGGTGGCGAGGGTGAGCGGCCAGGGGCGGAGGCTGCGCACGCGAGTGTTCCTGGCGGACGCGCGTGCGCCTTTCCTGCCCGTGGTCACCGTGCTCTCGCGTCCACTCAAGGTGACTCCTCGCGACGGTGCTGCGTCCTCGCCCTCCACGGCATAGCGCCCGGCCTTCAGCCAGGCCACCCACCCCGAGGCTGATTTCCAGCACAGCACGATTCGAGGGGGCGTGCTCGCATCGCTCCTTGCTCGAGAGCGAGCACGCGAGCTTCCGCGAGGCCCGCTTGTCGCCGGGCCTGGGCGCCTCAACCTTGAAGGCTCAGCCCGAGGAAAGGACTTCGCCATGCGACGAGCACTCTCCACCGCGGCCCTGACGTTCAGCGTCCTGGCGTCGCCCCTCGCCTTCGCGCAGGCCGCGGGGGCGGGCTCGCCCGGAATGCCGTCCCACGCACAGCAAGGGACAGGGGGCTCGGGTGGCCGCTACCCACAGGAGCCAGGGGCCTTCGAGCCCGGGGACTATGCCCCCACGCCCCAGGGCTCCACCGGAGCGGAGGACAGCGCGGGCAGCCCGCCGACGGGCGCGGGGAGTTCGTACGGGACGGGCGGCAGTGGGACGCAGGGGAGCGCGGCGTCGAATGAAGACGCGGGCACCGGCGGGAGCGGCGCGGACTCCGACGCTTCGGGCAACACGGGCACGCGCGTCTTCGTGGGCGCGGACGCAGGGACTGGCGGCTCTGGAACCCCCGACACGACGTCGAGCACGGACTCAGGAACGGGAGGCTCTGGCGCCAAGGGTGAGCGGGCCCCCGCGACCCCTCAAGGCACCGAGCCCCACGACGCGATGGGTGACGCGCACGGCGGCAGCGCCGAGGCCGCATCCTCTGGCCGGAAGCAGAGCCCCGAGGACCTGACCCGCGAGGTCGCGATGCTTCGCTCCGACGTGCTCCGCCTCCAGCGACAGGTCAACGGCCTGAGCGCGAAACAGCAGGGCGCGCACAATGGAACGGGCGGCTCGGGCGCGGATGACGCCAACAAGGATAACACCTCAAACGCGGACCCCTCGAAGACGGTGGTCGCCAACGTCGTCATGCGCGGCCAGGTGACCTCCACGTCCGCGCAGCGCATCGTGGTCCGGGACTCCGAGACAGGAGACCTCTACAACCTGCGCGTCGGGCAGAACACCCAGGTCCTCCACGGGGGCAAGCGCATCGCGCTCCAGAACCTCCGCGAAGGCACCTCGGTCCAGGCCTCATACAACCTCTTCGGGGACGGACACTCCGCCGCGACCCGCATCCAGGTGGCCCCCCGCCAGAAGTGACGCGGCCCTCACGCCTCTCGCACGAAGCGCTCGATGCGAGTGATGGCCAGCTCCATCTTCTGGCGCGCGGAGCTGTTCGCCGAGTGCACCCGGACTCGCGGAGGATTGAAGCCGCGAGTCGCCACGGCCTCCTCCAGCCACAGCAGCACGTCGTAGCCCGTGCCGTGCTCGTCATCGCCCAGGTCGTGGTCGAGGCTCAGCTCGACCACCCGCCCACCTTCGAGCAGCGCGATGACGTCCTCGGGCCAGCGCGCGGAGACCCAACCCTCGGGCGTCGGCCGCTCATCGTCGAGATAGACCTTCATGAGCAACAGGCTCAGCGCTCTCCATCCTTGGCGGAGCTGGCCTCCGCGAGCTGCCGCATCTTCGCGGCGAAAGGGCTCTCGGAATCTCCCCGGCCCTGCGCACTCGACAACCGCTGCCGCCGGGTCATCGCCAGGGAGCCCTCCGCGGGACCCTCCAGTGCTTCCTTGTCGTAGCGGTCCTGCCCTCCCAGCGCCCGCCCCACGGGACGCGCGGACACGACACGGCGGTTGGTATCCACGGACATGATGAAACCTCCGGCGGAGACGACCCCCTCCGTTCTACTCCACCCCCTCGCCGCTCGCAGCCCCCGGCTCGGCTTCAAATGGACGCCGGCTTGCACTAGAAACCACGGCCTGGAGCCCACGAGCGTGCCGCCCACCCTCCCCCAACGTCATCGCGCCCCCCAGGAGCCACCCCGCTCCCGCTGGCATCGGTTCCTCGACTTCATGGAGCTGTCCAGCCCCGAGGGCAAGCGGGGCCTCTGGTTGCTGCTGGGGCTGCTGGTCGTCGGCTTCTGGCCGCTGGTCGCGCTGGGTGTCCTGGACGTGAGCGGGACGGCCCGCAAGGCCCTCATCGCGCTGGGCCCCGTCTCCATCTGCCTGGGCTTCTCCCTCCTCATCCTCGTGTGCGGCTCCCGCTATGGCGAGTCGCTGCGCTGGTCCCGCCGACAGACGTGGGGCATGGCCGCGCTGTTCCTCGGCCTGGGCGTCCTCGCGGGCCTGGGACTGTGGTTCAGCGAGAGCTGAGACGCTGAAAACACAAGGAGCCCGTCCCCTGAGTCGGGACGAGCTCCTCGTCAGCACCGGGTGCGCGCGTTGAAGCTCAGCCCTGCTCCGCGCCCTCGAAGGTGACCTTCGCCTTGTTCATCACGTGCTCGACGGCGAACAGGTACCAGCCCAGCTCGACCAGCTTCTTGGTCGTCTCCGGCGTCTCGCGCAGGGCGGCGGCGACTTCCTCCGCGCCGAACCCGAACGGCTCCATGTGGTCGCGAATCAGCTCCTCGAGCTTCTCCGGAGTGAGCTGAAGCTTCTCCGCCTCGGTGACGGCCTTCAGCGCGAGGCCGATGTGCAGCCGGCGCTCGACGTCCGCGCGCGTGGTGGGGTCCGTGAGCCAGCCGCGGAGCGCTTCCTGCTGCTCCTCGACGTCGAAGTTATACTCGACCATCGCCTGGCCTTCGGCCTGGACCCAGCGGCGGCGGATCTCCTCCTCCACCAGCGCCTTGGGCAGCTCCACCGGCGTCCGCCGGGCCACCTCGTCCAGCACCATGTCCTGGGCCTGCACCCAGAGCTCGCCGGCGACTTCGTCCTCCAGCTCCTCGCGGATGTTGTTCAGCACCTCGTCCAGCGTGCCGCCCATCCCGAGCTTCTCGAAGAACTCCGGCGAGCTCTCCGACAGCATCGTCACCTGCTGGGCGCCGACGACGTCGATGAGGAACCGCGCGGGCTTCCCCTGGAGCGCCACCACCGGGTAGTCCTCCGGCAGCTCGAGCGCGATCTGCATGGACTCACCGACCTTGCCCCCCTGGGCCACGGTCTCGCTGAAGCCGGGCATGGCCTCGATGGGGGCCAGCTCCGTGGACATGCCGAAGCGCGCGGAGAAGGGGATGAGGGCGCCGTCGCAGTAGCCCACGACGTTGAGCTGGACGTTGTCACCCAGCTCCAGGGACTCCCCCTTCTCGCGGTCGCGTGTGGTGGCCACGCTGCGGCGCTTCTCGTGGAAGGCGCGCAGGAGGTCGTCCTCGGTCAAGTCCTCGGGGGTGGGCACCCGGACGGAAATCCCTTCGAGGGACGGGGCCTCCACGGTGGGGAGCTTGAGCGACTCCGCGGAGGCGGTGCTCACCACGGGGCTCATCTTCAGCAGGCGCTCGACGCCCCGACCAGAACCTTGATTGCTGCTGCTGCTCACGGATGCTCCCGGAAGATAGGCGTGCCAGCGTCCGCGCCAATGGGGAACAAAGCGACGGCTCGGCATGGACTAAGGCTTAGTCCAGCCGAGCCGCTCTGACAAACCGCGAAAGGTCGACCGCTTACTTGAAGAAGGCGCCCACGATGCTGGACACCGTGGAGACCGCGGCGCCGACCTGGCTGACGATGGGGATGTTGGTCGCGGCGGCGATGGAGCCGACGGCGGTGATGACCGAGGTCACCTTCTTGCCCACACCCGCGTTCTTGTCCATCAGCGTCGCGCCGGCGTTGGCCACGTCGACCGCGGCGATGGCGACGTTGACGCCCGGGGCGAAGCGGCCCAGGGCCTTGGCGGCGGTGCCAGCGGCGGCCTTCGCGCCCTGCTTGAGGGCGGCCTCACCAGCCTCGCGGCCGACGGTGGCCAGCGCGGCCTTGGCGGCCGAGCGGGTGCCGCTGCCCAGGATGCCCTTGGCCAGGGAGCTGCCCGCCTTCGCGGCGTCGCCGGCGGCGGAGCTGATGGCGCGGCCCACGTTCTTCAGGGACGCCCCCTCCATCACGCCCTTGGTGGCGGCGTTCTTGACGGCCTTGAGGACGTCGTCGCTGGCGTTCGGGAGCGCCTTCTTGAACGCGTCCAGGGCCGCCTTGCCGGAGTCCAGCTTGCCCTTCATCAGGGTGCCGCCGAGGATGCCGCCCATCACCTTGCCGCCGAGGATGCCGCCGGTGGCCGCCGTGATGGTGGCCTTGGTCGCGTCCAGGCCGGAGCGGGTGGCCGTGATGATGTCGTCCTTGCTGCCCGTGCGGATGGCCTGGCGGATGTCCTTGGCGGCCGTCGCGATGGACAGGCCCGCGGCGGGGATGCCCGCGAAGCGCAGGGCCGCGTTCATGTTCGCGCCCAGCTTGGACAGCCCCTTGAAGCCTTCCTTGAAGGTGGGGTTCTTGACGAAGTCGAAGTTCGTCTTCCCGAGGAGGCCCTCAGCGCCGTTCTTGATGTTCTTGATCTGCTGGAACGTGTCCTTGCTGAACGCGAACGCCTTCGCGCTCTGAGCAACGACGGCCGCCCCGCCCTTGATGACTTCCTTGTTCTCCTGGAAGGTCTTCTGGACGTTGGCGCGAACGGTGTTGAAGGTCTTCTTGATGTCGGGGAAACCCATGTGGGCCTCGCGAGGTTGAAAAAGAGTGGAACTTGAAAGGGTTATCGCAACGAACGTGCGGAAGTTGCGTAGAACCTTTTCGCTTCTTGGAACCTGGCGAGAACAGTCTCACTGAATCGCCAAGCCCACGAAACCACTGAGGATTCTCGAATGGGACGGGCTCCGCGGTTTTACCCCGCGAATCAGTCCACCCATTCCATTCGTGATTTCACTCAGCCTGTCACCGCGGGTATTTCTGATCCAGACGAGGGGTCCCAGCAGGACTCCGGTGACTCCAGCGCCGCGGCGACATGCCGCAGCACGCGTGAGATCACCTCCACGTCCAGGGCTCTCGCGTCCCACGTGCACGTGAGCGTCATCAGCTTGCCCGGAACCAGCGCCCCCGCCTCCACCACCGGCACGGTCCGCACCGAACCGGGCGCCAGCACCAGCGGCACCCGCGTGTACGGCACCGTCGCGACGTAGCCCCGCTCCAGGCCCAGCGAGCCCAGGCTCGTCACCACCACCGAACCGAAGGGGTCTCTCGGCATCCCCACCCAGCGCAGATCCACGTTCAACGTGAACCAGACGAAGGACAACAGCCGCAGCGCCCACCCCATCAACATCCCCGGGATTCGATAGGAGCGGCGCTTGCCCCGCTCAATCTCCGCGTCCGCGCGCGAGCGCACCCGCCCCACCCTGCGCTCCAGCTCCCGCCCGAACGCCGCCAACGACAACCCATCCGCGTGAGGCACCGTGGCCGTGGTCAGGTCCACCCGCCCCGACTCCTCCGGCTGCACCACGAGCACGCACACCCCCACGTCGGCCCGCTGGGATGGCGCCCCCCAGCGCAGGAGCACGTTGGCCTCGGGATACCGGCGCAGCGCATCCGCCGCCGCCTTCGCCACCAGGTGCGTCACCGTGAGCCGCTGCCCCGTGCGCGCCTTCCAGCCCTCGAGGAACTCCAGCGCCTTCTCCATCCGCACGTCCAGGGACGCGTAGGCACTGGGGTCCCTCGGCGAGCGCCAGGCCCCCAGGGCGAGCTTGCGGAAGACTCCCGGCGGCGGCGCCGGCTTCAGGTCGAGGTTCACGGGATGTCCCCCCGCTTCGCACGGCCCCCCCGCGCCTGCAACCCCACCCTGCGCCGCGCCCCCCACCCTGTTAGACAACGCCACCGCAGGAAGCACCTCTCTTCCGAGGCCCCCGACATGACGCCCCTTGCCCTGGCCCTGTCCGTCGCTCTCCATGCCGCGCCCTCCCCCACCAAGGCCCCCCCGCCCTCGAAGCCCCCCGCCAAGAGCATGACCGCCCCCTCGACGACCGAAGACCTCGCCACCGCCACCCGCACCTGGCACGAGCAGCGCCTCCAGCGCCTCCAAGCCGAGGACGGCTGGCTCTCCCTCGTCGGCCTCTTCTGGCTCAAGGAAGGCGAGCAGACCGCGGGCTCCGCCCCTGACAGCGCCCTGGACTTCCCCGACAACACCCCGGCGAAGCTCGGCACCTTCACCCGCAAGGGCAACACCGCCTCCTTCCAGCCCGCGCCCGGCGTGCAGCTCACCCGCAACGGCCAGCCCTTCACCGGCGGCGAGCTGAAGTCGGACGAGACG
This window contains:
- a CDS encoding cyclic-phosphate processing receiver domain-containing protein; this translates as MKVYLDDERPTPEGWVSARWPEDVIALLEGGRVVELSLDHDLGDDEHGTGYDVLLWLEEAVATRGFNPPRVRVHSANSSARQKMELAITRIERFVREA
- a CDS encoding peptidylprolyl isomerase — its product is MSSSSNQGSGRGVERLLKMSPVVSTASAESLKLPTVEAPSLEGISVRVPTPEDLTEDDLLRAFHEKRRSVATTRDREKGESLELGDNVQLNVVGYCDGALIPFSARFGMSTELAPIEAMPGFSETVAQGGKVGESMQIALELPEDYPVVALQGKPARFLIDVVGAQQVTMLSESSPEFFEKLGMGGTLDEVLNNIREELEDEVAGELWVQAQDMVLDEVARRTPVELPKALVEEEIRRRWVQAEGQAMVEYNFDVEEQQEALRGWLTDPTTRADVERRLHIGLALKAVTEAEKLQLTPEKLEELIRDHMEPFGFGAEEVAAALRETPETTKKLVELGWYLFAVEHVMNKAKVTFEGAEQG
- a CDS encoding 2-oxo acid dehydrogenase subunit E2, whose amino-acid sequence is MNLDLKPAPPPGVFRKLALGAWRSPRDPSAYASLDVRMEKALEFLEGWKARTGQRLTVTHLVAKAAADALRRYPEANVLLRWGAPSQRADVGVCVLVVQPEESGRVDLTTATVPHADGLSLAAFGRELERRVGRVRSRADAEIERGKRRSYRIPGMLMGWALRLLSFVWFTLNVDLRWVGMPRDPFGSVVVTSLGSLGLERGYVATVPYTRVPLVLAPGSVRTVPVVEAGALVPGKLMTLTCTWDARALDVEVISRVLRHVAAALESPESCWDPSSGSEIPAVTG